The DNA sequence GGGGATCTCGTAACGCGCGATGACATCGGCCATCATACCGACCAGCTTGACCACCTGCGGCACATTGTCGGTGGCTGGATTGATACCGATGACCGCATCGCCATTGCCATACATCAGGCCATCGAGAATGCTGGCGGCAATGCCGCTGGCATCATCGGTCGGATGATTGGGTTGCAGGCGCGTCGAGAGCCGCCCCGGCAAGCCGATGGTATTGCGAAAGGCGGTGACCACGCGGCACTTCTTGCCCACCAGGATCAGGTCCTGGTTGCGCATGATCTTGGAGACGGCGGCGGCCATCTCGGGCGTGATACCGGGCGCCACGGCCGCCAGCACCGTGCTGTCGGTGTCGTCCTTCAACAGCCAGTTGCGCAGATCGCCCACGGTCAGATGCGCAATCGGGGCGAAGGCGGCGCGGTCGTGGCTGTCGATGATGAGGCGGGTGACCTCATCGTCTTCGTAGGGGATCAAGGGTTCTTCCAGGAATATCTTCAGCGGTAGCTCGGCCAGCGCCATCTGGGCAATGGCACGCTCCTCGGCACTGGCCGCCGCGACCCCGGCCAGCAGGTCGCCCGAACGCGCCGGGCTGGCCTTGGCCATTAACTCCTTCAGATTGCGAAACACGTAGCTGGCGCTACCCACGCTGTGGCGAAAACGATGTGTCACCATGGTCGCTTGCTCCCTGAAAAGCGCTCCGTCGCAACCATTGGCATCAGGCCAGCAGGCCGCGCCCCGAGCGTTGACGCGCCAAGGCAAGGTAGCACACATAACCCAATGCCAGCAGTGCCACGAAAATACCGAAAATAAGCGGGTTGTAGTAGATCATCGTGGCCATGCATACCAGCGCGCCAAACAAGGCAAAGGCCGGGAAGTAAGGATACAGCGGCGCACGGAACGGCCGCTCCAGCCCTGCCTCGGCGCGGCGCAGGCGGAACAGCGCCAGCATCGACAGGATGTACATCAGGATCGCGCCAAACACCGACATGGTCACGATGTTGGCCGTGAGCGTCTGACCACCCAGCGTGATCCATTCATCGCTGTAGATGGCGGCGATGCCCACCACGCCTCCGGCCAGGATGGCGCGATGCGGAGTCTTGAAGCGCGGATGGACACGCGCGAAATACTTCGGCAGGTAGCCCTCGCGCGCCAGTGCGAAGATCTGGCGCGAATAGCCCAGGATGATGCCGTGGAACGACGCCACCAGCCCGAACAGACCCAGCCACACCAGCATGTGCAACCAGTTGCTGTTATTGCCGACGATCAGTTTCATGGCCTGCGGCAGCGGATCATTGATGTTGGCCAACTTGGTCCAGTCGCCCGCGCCACCGGCAAAGAGCATCACACCGATGGCCAGCACCACCAGCGTGAGGATGCCGGTGATGTAGGCAATCGGAATGGAGCGCTTGGGATCCTTGGCCTCTTCGGCCGCCATGGCCACGCCTTCGATGGCCAGGAAGAACCAGATCGCAAAGGGAATCGCGGCGAACATGCCGGGCACCGCCGCCAGGCTGAAACCATCACTGCCGGACCAGCCGCCCTTGGTGAAATTGGCAACCGAAAAGCCCGGCGCCACCACCCCCATGAAGACCAGCAACTCGAAGATCGCCAACAGCGTCACGAACAGTTCGAAGGTGGCGGCAATCTGCACCCCCACGATGTTGAGCGTCATGAAGAGCAAATAGGCGCCCAGCGCCGCCAGCTTGGGGTCGAGCTGCGGGAACTGCACGTTCAGATAGGCGCCAATGGCCAGGGCGATGGCCGGAGGTGCGAAGACGAATTCGATCAGCGTGGCAGCCCCGGCCAGATAGCCGCCCACCGGCCCGAAAGCGCGCTTGCTGTAGGCAAACGGCCCGCCCGCGTGCGGAATGGAAGTGGTCAGTTCGGTGAAGCTGAAGATGAAGGTGGCATACATGGCCGCGATGAACAGCGCCGTCACCGTAAAGCCCAGCGTGCCAGCGCTGGCCCAGCCATAGCTCCAGCCGAAGTATTCCCCGGAGATCACCAGCCCGACCGCAATGGCCCAGAGCTGCAGGGTGGAGAGGACAGGCTTGAGCGTGTGGTCTTGCCCGGAAGAGCGTGCATTCATCGGATTCTCCTGTTGGCGCGAGAGGTAGGGCCGCGACATGACGGCCATTGTTATAGGACTGGCAGGATTGGCAAAACTTGCGGGCATGGCGCTTGCTTGATTTTCGTCAACACGCTGCCCTAGCGACGCAATATAGCAACGGCGAAATTGGCGGCGTTATCGAAATTCGGCAAAACTGCGCGGCCTGCGGGCCGGCAGTCGATCAAGGAGTGGCCTTATGTCTTTTCTTTCACTGTCCCAGGCTGACACAGCTGCCACGCCCACCCAGCGGGCATTGCGCACCGCCATTGCGCGCGACGTGGATGAGCACGCCCACAACCTGACCAATTGGGAACAGCGCTACGACCAGATCACCTGCGGCCGTTTCGAAGGCGTACTGCAGGAGTGGCAGAGCAGTGGCCTGCAGATCTTCCGCGAAGCCAGCAGCCGCGCCGTACGCCAGTCCTGCCAAGTGTGGCCGGATGCGTACTGGTTCGGCATCGAGGTGCGCACCAGCGGGATGCGCATCAATGGCCGCCCGGTGGCTGAGGATATGGTAATGACCCGCCCCGGCACCTGCGAATTCGAACTGGTCACGCCCGACGCCCATGAGATCTTCGGCATCGTGGTCCAGCGCGACGCCTTGCAGGCCAGCGCGGCACGACTTGGCTGCCAGCCCGACTGGGGCCGCCTGGGCCAGGCTGAACTGTTGAAGGTGGAGCATGGCGGCCTGCAGGATTGCCGCCAGCACATCAGCGCCCTGCTGGCCCTGGCCGACCAGGCCAGAGGCGCGCACGCCCATGCGGCGCTGCAGTTGCGACAGGAAGCGGTGCTGGTGTCGCTGCTGGCCCTGCTTGATGACAGCGAGATAGAGGCCGAAGCGGGGTCCAGCTTCCTGCGCCGCCGCCGCATCGTCAACGATGCCCGCGAATTCGCTCTGGCCCACCAGGAAAGCCCGGTCACGGTCCCCATGCTGTGCGAGGCGGTGCATGTGAGCCGGCGCACGCTGCAATACTGTTTCGAGGACGTGCTGGGCATGAGTCCGATCAGCTACCTGCGCTCGCTACGCCTCAACGGTGTGCGCCGCGCGCTATGCCAGGGTGACGGTAGCCAGGCCATGGGCAGCATCGGTGACATCGCTGCAGCCTGGGGCTTTGCCAATTTCAGCCAGTTCTCGTGTGATTACAAGAAACTGTTCGGCCAGACGCCCTCGGCCATGTTGCAGGCACGCACCCGGCATTGATCACCCGCGGCACTTGCCGTGCCGGTGATGCGTTGACGCGCTATATTTCAGGCGTATGCATCGACATGCCAACCTTCACCTGAACCTATGGCTCGTTTATCCGCCCTGCTTCTGACTGCCTTGCTGTCCTTGCCCCTGTTGCCGGCCCAGGTTGCCGCCCAGGCCCGCCAGCCCCTATCCTTGGGCGGCGCCACGCCCTACACCATGGCCGTCTATGCCAATGCCGATCTGAACCAATTGCCCAGCCATGTGCAACGGGCAGTCGTCATCGTGCATGGGGTCAAACGCAATGCCATGAATTATTTCGCCATCGGCCAGCACTTGCTGCAGATGGCCCAACTGACAGCGTCCGATACACTCCTGCTGGCGCCCAACTTCATGGCCAGGAAAGATGCCGGCCTGCTGCCGGACATGCCGATCTGGGGCGGCGCTGCCTGGATGCAGGGCAAAGCCTCGACCAGGGGAGTGACCGGCATTACCAGCTTCCAGGCATTGGACGACCTGCTGCGTTGGCTGGCCGACCCCGGTCGCTTTCCCGACCTGCGCGAGATCGTGCTGATCGGCCACTCGGCCGGTGCGCAGTTGATGCAGCGCTATGCCCTGCTCAATGACCTCACGGAAACCTTGCAGCAAGGCGGCATCCACCTGCGTTACATCATCTCCAGCCCCTCCTCCTACCTCTACCTGAGTCCCGAACGCCCCACGGACGGGGACTTTGCGGTGCCACCCGGCACCAGTTGCCCGCGCTACGACGACTATCGCTATGGGCTGGGCCAGCCGCCAGCCTACCTGGCGCAACAGCATCTGGATGGACACCAGTTGTTCGCCCGCTATGCCGCGCGCGACGTGCGCTACCTGGTCGGCGGGCGCGATGTCGACCCGCAGCACCGCTTCCTTGACCGCTCCTGCGGCGCCGCCCTACAGGGAACCACACGCCTGGCCAGGCAACTGGCTTACGTGAGCTACGAACAGTTCCTGGCACGGCAATGGCAGAGCCCGGTCAAGCACCCACAGCAGGTGATCCCGGATGCCACCCATGATCCGGCCAGGCTGTACCGCTCGCCATTGGCCCTGGGGCTGATCTTCCCCGAGCTGCTTGATCGTCAGCCCGGCCAGCGCTAAAGCACTGGCCCTCACGCGGTAGAGACGGCACAATGCCGGCTGCCTTTCTTGATGAAGAGACCCCGCGATGACGGCCAGCCAAGACGATATTTTCTCCCTGGAAAAATTCGAGTACCTCTGCTACGGACGCCAGCAGGAAGCGGCGGCGCGCGAACTGGTGCGGCTCTTGATGCTGATCGATCGCCACTACGGGCAACTGGCCGGCAATTTCTCGCTACAGGTCTCGCCCGCCGTCACCCAGGCCGAACTGGAACAGCACATGCTGACACGCATCACCAGTGCCATCTCGGCCCTGCTGTCGGACCCCAGCTTCCACATCAGCCCCAACGGTTTCGGCCAACTCATCAACTTCCAGCGCTGGCTGGCCGCCCTGTTCGGTGCCAGCCACTTCATCAATGCCGACCACATCCTGCGTTCGCTCAAGCTAGGCGGACCGCAAGCCGAAGTGTTCGAGGTCAAGCCGCTGGACCTGGTGAAATTCTGCCTGCTCTACTCCCCCGAATCCGAATTGCCGCTGGACGTGGAAGCACTCTGGGCGCAGAACAAACCACTGGCCGCCGCCCTGTTCCTGGCGTTGATGTCGCCGCGCTTCCTCGGCACCCCCGCCGCCCACTCCAAGCGCGAGGCGCTGCTCAACTGGCTGCCCGACCGGCTGCAGGAACTGGATTCGCTGGAAGGCTTGCCGGTGGGAGTGCTGCACGACGTCTACATGCATTGCAGCTACGCCGACCTGCCGCAGCGTCACCGCATCAAGGGAGCCATCAACCAGTTGATCCTCAAGAAGCTGCAGGCCGATGGACTGGGCGACCTGCAACATGAAGGAAGCGGCCGGGTCGCTGGCAAACCGGTCATGCTGGTGTTGCTGGAATGGTTTTCCGGCGGCCATTCGATCTACCGCACGCATTCCAAGACCCTGGAGGCGGCACGCCGTCATTTCCATGTGGTGGCCATGGGCTACGCCGCCAATACCGATGAACTGGGGCGGGCCGTCTTCGATGAATTCATCACCCTGGACCACCCGGCCGACCTGCCAGGCTGCCTGCGCACCCTGCGCCAGACTGCCCTGACACGCCAGCCGCGGGTGTTCTACATGCCCAGCGTAGGCATGTTCC is a window from the Herbaspirillum rubrisubalbicans genome containing:
- the eat gene encoding ethanolamine permease: MNARSSGQDHTLKPVLSTLQLWAIAVGLVISGEYFGWSYGWASAGTLGFTVTALFIAAMYATFIFSFTELTTSIPHAGGPFAYSKRAFGPVGGYLAGAATLIEFVFAPPAIALAIGAYLNVQFPQLDPKLAALGAYLLFMTLNIVGVQIAATFELFVTLLAIFELLVFMGVVAPGFSVANFTKGGWSGSDGFSLAAVPGMFAAIPFAIWFFLAIEGVAMAAEEAKDPKRSIPIAYITGILTLVVLAIGVMLFAGGAGDWTKLANINDPLPQAMKLIVGNNSNWLHMLVWLGLFGLVASFHGIILGYSRQIFALAREGYLPKYFARVHPRFKTPHRAILAGGVVGIAAIYSDEWITLGGQTLTANIVTMSVFGAILMYILSMLALFRLRRAEAGLERPFRAPLYPYFPAFALFGALVCMATMIYYNPLIFGIFVALLALGYVCYLALARQRSGRGLLA
- a CDS encoding helix-turn-helix domain-containing protein; this translates as MSFLSLSQADTAATPTQRALRTAIARDVDEHAHNLTNWEQRYDQITCGRFEGVLQEWQSSGLQIFREASSRAVRQSCQVWPDAYWFGIEVRTSGMRINGRPVAEDMVMTRPGTCEFELVTPDAHEIFGIVVQRDALQASAARLGCQPDWGRLGQAELLKVEHGGLQDCRQHISALLALADQARGAHAHAALQLRQEAVLVSLLALLDDSEIEAEAGSSFLRRRRIVNDAREFALAHQESPVTVPMLCEAVHVSRRTLQYCFEDVLGMSPISYLRSLRLNGVRRALCQGDGSQAMGSIGDIAAAWGFANFSQFSCDYKKLFGQTPSAMLQARTRH
- a CDS encoding alpha/beta fold hydrolase; protein product: MARLSALLLTALLSLPLLPAQVAAQARQPLSLGGATPYTMAVYANADLNQLPSHVQRAVVIVHGVKRNAMNYFAIGQHLLQMAQLTASDTLLLAPNFMARKDAGLLPDMPIWGGAAWMQGKASTRGVTGITSFQALDDLLRWLADPGRFPDLREIVLIGHSAGAQLMQRYALLNDLTETLQQGGIHLRYIISSPSSYLYLSPERPTDGDFAVPPGTSCPRYDDYRYGLGQPPAYLAQQHLDGHQLFARYAARDVRYLVGGRDVDPQHRFLDRSCGAALQGTTRLARQLAYVSYEQFLARQWQSPVKHPQQVIPDATHDPARLYRSPLALGLIFPELLDRQPGQR